The window ACTATAAAGAAATTTATTGTCAATAATAAAACTATATTATTCGATAAAATATAGTTTTCACCAATCCAAATATATATAATACTATTTATTTGTGTATAAATGTTGAGGGCTATAAGTCCAAATATATAAATAGATATTAATTGTATAATATAAAAATTTTCTTCACTTTTTTCTTTTTTTTCTATAATTAAATTTCCAAAACTTGAAATTATACTATTAAAACCAACAGATACAAATGATGCTAAGAGAGCTATTAGCATGGTATAATTTGAATAAACACCTAAAATAGCAACACCAACAAAGGCTGAAATAACTATATTTTCAGTGTTATTAACAAATACATCACCAATTTTATGATAAAAAGTTGCAATAGTTTTCTCTTTTATTATTTTTATTTCTTTTTTAGTCAAGATATTTTCATTTTCGGAAAATATAATTTTATATATTTCATTTATCTTTTTATTAACGAAATAGTTTTCCATTAGTTTAATTATTAATTGTAATAATAAGATAAAAATAAAGTCTTTTGTTAAAAATAGAACAATAGATTTAACTACTAAATCTATTGCTTGATAAAGCGTAATAGTTGGTATAATCTTATAGTTTTTTTGATCCGCAATAATTAATGTTCTTTTGTAACTCCAAAAATAACTAATACTACTATTTGCGATAAACAATATAAAGATAATATTTAACTCGGTGCTGTTTATATTTGCTGGTATGATTTTATTCAAAAACGGTAATAGAATTATGCCCGTAAAAATAACAAACAAGCCAATATATAAATATATTTTCTTAAAATAATTTATATAAGCGAGTGTTTTTCCGTTATTTTTGCTTGATAGAGGACTGTATAATAAATAAGCTATCGCTTGTGAAAAACCTAATTCAGCAAGGGATAGCACTGCTATTATATTTGTCATGGCAGCATTAATACCTAAGTATTCTTCCCCAAGCGTTTTTATAAAAACGGTTCTATATACTATTTTGAATATTGTTAATAATAATAAATTAACGACAGAATATGCACTATTAGCTAAAGAGTTTTTTATTCTCATTTGATTATAATATGGTTGATTTTTACTAGGGATATATGCTTTTTCTCTTATGAGATAAGGTTTCAAGATATGTACTTATATAGAACTGAATAAAAGTTAGAATTATTATTTTTAATAGAGGAAATAACTAACTTAAGAACCCATCCCAATAGGGTTTTATTCCAGACAATCGATACCACAGGCAAAATGCAGCATCGCCTCATAATTCTCGACCTTCTTCTCCCAACGAGTCAGAACACGACGGTAGCGATTCATCCAACTGTGTGTTCTCTCAACAACCCAGCGGTGGGCCTTAAAATCCGTGTTTTTGATGGCTTCTGATTCATCCTTCCGTGACTGGATATGAGGTTCATAGCGACGACTTTTCAGATACGATCCCAATCATTCCGCTTCATAGCCTTTATCCATACACAGGCGTAGATTTTTGCCCGTCTTTCCTGTCTGGAGGTCATCGAGTGTATCTGCAACCAGTTTTATGCCGTGCGTATTCGCTCCCGCTACCACCACAGAGAGGGGCAATCCGTTCGCATCGGTCATCAGGCTGCGTTTTACGCCTTGTTTTCCCCGGTCTGTTGGATTACGGCCTGTTTTTTTGTACCAGCCAGCGGTGATTTGGTCATGCAACCGTCCATTGACAACCATGACCAGTCAATCCCATTCAGCTTTTCACTGGCCAGTAATCCGTTTTGCCAGAACCGCTCAAAAACGCCGGCATCACGCCACTCCTGAAAGCGGCGATGGGCTGAACTTGATGAACAGATACCCATCCCATTCAACGCATTCCACTAGCAACCTGTTCTAAGTACAAGGAAAATGGCGTTCATTGCACCTCGATTATCGACGCGTCTGCGATGTGTCCCCAGCGGATGGTGAGTTTTATGTTCTGGAATAAGTGGAGCCATTTTATCCCAGAGTTCATCGCTAATTTGCCACTTGCTGCCTGCCATACGTTGCCCTCAGGAATTATCGTATTCATTATATTATACGGTAATTCCTTTTGGGATAGGCTCTAATTTTGCATCACAAATATCTGCTTGAATAAATGTATAGCGATTATTTTCACAAACAGAGTTAAGCGACTCTAAATTTCCTGCATAAGTTAGTTTGTCGACATTAATAATAGCGTCATTGGTATTATTAATAATATGACGAACAACCGCAGAACCAATAAAGCCTGCACCACCAGTAACTAATATTTTCATCTTGGAGTAACAGATCGTATTTTGATTGTTAAAATGAGAACTCTAAAAGTGGTTATCTCATGATTTTGGCACGCTACCGCCCCGGGCTTACAGCTACCTGTTCACTGATAATTTTTAATTTACTCAACTAATTTTGGCTATTATACCTAAATAAGCTCGAGTAAGATAGTTGTTAACTAAGAGCCTATCTCAATAGGGATTAATACCGCATAGAAAATATATTATCGATATAACCAAAACCTTATACAGCCTGACTTTTAAGCATTGATATAGCTGGGTAAGTTCATGAATTTAGCTCCTATTGAGATAGGCTCTTAATCGTTTTAAACGCTACTTGGTTTCCTTTAGCTAGAGGGCCAGGCTTTTTTAAGATCTCTTTCTCCATCCTAAGTTCTTTATTTTCCTTTCGAAGTCTTAATAGCTCAGCTCTCTCATCGGAATTCAAGCTGCTACCAGATTGCTCAGCGTCGAATTTTGCTTTCCAGTTATAAAGTAATTTATCGGTGATCCCTAATGAAGCTGCCACTTTTGGGACGCTATAACCTTGTTCGGTGACTAATGCGACCGCTTCTTGCTTAAACTCAGTAGTATAAAACCTGTTTGTTCGTTTTTTCATTTAACACCTCAATAATTGGATTATATTCCATTATTAAAGTGTCCTGTTTGATTTAAGCAGATCAGTCTGTTCTGCGCAACTAAATCAGGACACTTTTCTTAAGGAATTTTCATACATCATTGGCGATAAATAATTATTGGCCGTGTGTGGTAGCGTAACAGCCGTTCCTCGATATGAAAATTCAGCCTTAACTCCTCTTCTTCGGTGAGCTTATCAGGGTAGGCTTAATTTTGGTGGCAGTACCGTGGTCACATTTAGCGAAAGCGTGATTGATTAACCTAACACCATGAGCATTAAAAGGTCATAATGGAAACGATTTTTCTGTTTTAGGCTGATGTTCCTCTGTTACATTCTGGGCAGGAATACACCAAATCCCCTCATGGCACTTCGGGCAACATTTTTGATTGTTTGTAAAATACTCACGACACTGCACACAAAACCAATTCGTGACCTTTAATATTGGTGAAACTGATCGAACCTGTGTGCTCAGTCGTGCCTTGTCTTCTAAGCTCTTGATCTTACTGATAACCCGCGGACAGTGCTCTGCGCTCTGAGGATCAGAATGGGTAAACCATGACTCCGTTGGCGTCTTGTGCAGTGTGACGGGCTCACCGCAGTGAGCACAGTAATAGTTTTCTCGTGAATAACTCAGTTCTTGGGTGGCTCCCGCGAAACGATTGTTCTGCGTTAAGGCTAGCGACATTTTGACTTCATGTAATTTAAGCATGGGTGTGCTCCTTCTGTAAAATTTAAACTAAACGTTCTGAGTACCCAACATTCAGGATCCACACTCGGCAACCCACCTTGAAACTTAGAAGACCACTGAGCTGTGCCTGCATGCGTATCGAGTCAGGTTCGTATGTTTAGGGCGTAGCTTTGCCTAGAGCGCATTCAATCGCACCAGGTGTGGTTGAAATTGAGTTAGTAAGTTATGGGCGGTATGGCTATGGAAAATACACGGCGACTAGCTCTAGCGCCTTAGGATTCAAGAGTTGTGTTGGCTCCTCTCGATTCATCAATGCGTGCTTGTAACCACTGTACGACTTCACTTTTTAACCAGCGCGACATGCGACCAAACTTGATGGGTTTGGGGAACTCACCCTCTTGGATTAATTTGTAGAACCACTTATCCGTTAACCCCGTTAGTGCGGTGATAAATTTCATGTCAATGAATTGGTCATCAAGTAATGCAATATTTTCAGTTTGCGTGCTCATGGTAAAACTCCTGTTTTTAATGTGGATAAAAAGCAGGAGCGATATCGAAAAATGGGATGTGGATATCACTCCACATCATTAACCGGATGTGTAAAAAATAATTTGGTTGCTAACTACTGGCGTTTTCTCGGTTTGATTTCGCCTCGCCAAAAGGTGCGTTTAAGTTCAGGCACAGCCAGACGGACCCATGCATCGGCTTTACATAAATACCTTACCGCATTGAGTAACCCTTTCTTACTCTCCGCATCAGTACGTTTTAGTAAACCAATCCCCAGTTCACGATACTTTTCTTTTTGGTAATTGCAGTTAAAGTACAAACCCGCCCACTCTGTAATACGTTCTTGCCAGAGTTCACCAATGAGTTTACCCAGCGTGATGTCCTGCCTCACTTTTTGACCGTTAAAGAAAAACAAAGCGTGGTAGTGGAAGCCTTTTTCCATGCCGAATTCCAATTTCAAGATATACCCGACACAGTGTGAAAAGAGTGGGTTGCTATTAATGGCTTTGTACAGGGCTTGGCGATGCTGGCGCAGGTGGTGAGCTCTGACTCTGTGGCAAATACCACTTTTGTAAGACAGATCTACTCGTACAACTAACAGTTTGGAGTAACGTTGATACAACGAGTCAATGTATTGCTGAGCTCGTCTGTAATTCTTCTGAGCGCCTTGCTCGAAGATTCGGACTTGCTTTTTGTAGTCAGGGCTCTTTAACGTGCTTTGGAACTCATGGAAGGCCTCGTTAAGCCACTGAACGTGTTCAGGGGTATCAGCCAGCCAGTATTTATCTTTGTCTATCAGTATCTCACTCAGACGGTATTTGTTAACAAGAGAGACCAAGAGCACAAGAGTGGGATGCAAGCACTGTATTTGCGATATTTTCATTGATTGAATGTAACGGGTGAACTTGAGCGTTTCTAAAAAGAGCTCACCTTTGGGGGATGCCGAGGTGAGTTTTAAGCGTGGGTTATTAGGCGACAAAGGAATGCCTTTATATAAATCTAATTTATGAGTTAGATGTTTTGAAAGGTGTTTAATATTACCCATGAGTAGAGACACCAGCTCACGCAGTGAGTGGTCTCGAGTGAGCGTTAAACAGTCATGTTCAAACGTAGTTGAGAGAACAACTTGATTTAAGTGAAGTGCACGATTTGTCATTTTAGTTACCTGCGATCAAATAAAGGTTCGTATCATCAGGCAGGGGAGTTATTTTTAATTTTTGATTACAAATGGTTGGGAAGCGATCATCAGCAAAGGGACTTTGCTTTGGAGCGATTACATTGACTTTGGTAGTCAATGGGGACTGATAGCATAACCCAATATGTTTATAAACAATAAAACACAGCGTACTAAGATAGCATGGCGTTCTGTAAGCTGAGTAAGGTTAGAGCCTGTAGGTAATTTTGGTCTTAAGGAGCAATAGTAGCAAGGTGACATTATATCTTCGACTCGGGTTATGTCAGCCACGCGATGATATTGCGTCATTAGGTGACGAACCTAATTACCTTGTAATCGAACAAGAGAGTCAGAGATTAACTGGATAGGAGATTATTACCCTTTCGTTTCATATTGCAATTAAGCATTATAATACAGCGTCTCAATACCGGAGTTGTTGTGTATTTAATCACTCTCGTTGTCATGTGGCTTATTTATAAATGGAATGATTAGTTATATTTAATCGCAATAGTTAATTATTATTGTAATGACTCTGCAATTGTAATGTTGTTATAATATAATAATATAATAATATAATAATCCTAGATTAATCCCCATTATTTTAAGACCAGTTAAACACGAAAGTGCACCCTACACACAAAATAATGGCTTAATCACTTAGTTATCAGAGGTGAAAGTTAGTCTTTTTTTAATAAGAAATTCACGTTATTTTTGTGATAACAATACAATCTTTAACTCAATGAATAAATTAAGTTAGGTATTGTTAACTTTAACATCTAGACAATCATTTCTATTCACCAATATAGACGTAAGACACGCACTAATTTTTATATGCCAGTTTTGGTTGTTTTGGGTATGCTGCTTTGATATTAAACTCGGTGCTCAGTCTGTTTTTTTATCTACTATCACCTATAGTGGGAATTCATGGCTATAATGAACTAAATTAAAAAGCTATGCAATCCGAATGTTTGTTCATATTTCGATGTAAAATAAAAAAGAATGGTACTACTCGTCTCCACGAAATAAAAATGAGGTAGATGGGATAATTTAACTTAGGCCATATTATTTAGATATAAACATGAAACTTAGGAGCCTATTCGAATAAATAATGCAAATGGTGTTTAAACTTGGCGAAACATTCACAGTGAAGCAGTTTTTATGTACCACATGTAATTATTAATAATGCTAATGAACGATCTTTTTTATCATTAAACGAGCTTCTATTGCCTCCTATTGATGACTTTTTAGTCAAAGTGTATGATGATTGCTGAGGGGGCGATAAGTATTAGATTTAGTCTAGAGCTATAATCGCTACTGCTTTACTAACATATCTCACATCTAATAATATAAAAACGACACTACTTGCATGCGAAACGCCTAGTTTATTGATTCAAACCATCCTGGCTTTAATGATACAAACTTATCCGCTGAAAACCATGCGGCAGTAGAGGTAAATTAACTTGTATCTATATGTAATACTAACTTGTATTATAATAGCAGACTAACTTGTATGATGAGGCAGTATGTAATTGAGCAGACTAGGGAGATAAGAATGTCACTCAAATCGATGTATAACGACTTTGATTTTTTACTGTTAGACAAAAAAGATGATGGAATTAATATTGAAAGGACTAAGAAAATCAACGAACAAATCGTTGCGTTGGCGGATGAATATGTCCTCTATGGTGGATTTCCCACCGGCTCAAATACATCAATAAATCTAATTGATTTTATTGATGCAAACTACGAAGGTGTCATCGATGGTGAGATTAAAATCCTAGGTGGCGCTAAATTTATAACCTTACTGAAAAGGTCTTTGAATCAAAAAAACAATATCTTTAATAGGCTTTATGAATACCATCAAACGATGATAAAAAGGAATAAAAATGCGGGGCATCTTATTTTTTCAATTAAAGTGGATAATAAGGATAATAAGGATAATAAGGATAATAAGGATAATAAGGATAATAAGGATAATAAGGATAATAAGGATAATAAGGATAATAAGGATAATAAGGATAAGCAAGATAACGCTTTAATGCAATGTGTGACGGATTTTTTTAACCATATTCGTTCGCGAGTTATGCTAAATGAACATATATTAGGTTACTTTTGGACTTCACTAAAAGTGAGCGCCTCTGATGAAAAATACATTCGTATTCACTTATATATTTCAAATGGAAAGTTCAATAATAGAATGACTGATGAGATAAAATCGGTTTGGAATTCTATTCTATTTAAAAACCAATTAGAAGGGAAAATCCTTTTTTTAACACAAACAAAAGATTCGTATAAAGGTGGGTATGAAAGCTTGCTCTTTTGGACTAAAGATGCCAATAAACGGAGAAGTAGAAATAATCTAACACCTATTAATAATGAGCCTTCTGATGAACAAAAAACGGAAAAATATGTCAGAAGTGTGCAGCGAGATAAAACTTCAATGTTGCATATATTATATCCTGACTGGAATGACGACACGATATTCCATCATTTTACAAATGAAATGAACGCCATCCAATTTAAAGGGTATTTGTTTAGATTAGCGAAACAAACATATCAGCAGCCTAAAGCTCGCAGTATCGGGGTTGCCTGTATAAATTCAATGAAAGCAAAACGCCATAAGAAAAAATAAAGTTACGTACTCTTTCTTTTGTATCGTTCACAATCAAAAAATAATCAGATATACAGTATTATTGTGATATTGAAATAATTTAAATATCAATCACTTAATGTTTTTCAAGGACATATCCTGTCATTTCCCCTCCATTTTCCCCCGAAAAAAAGTCAAATAGCCGGACATAACCTGTCCGGTGAGGTTGTTATCGTAGTGTTCTCTTTTTCAAACTGAGGAATAACACCGATGGCAACTTACCGATTAGATACCGATTTAGCGTTTTTACGTGAATGCAGCAATGAAGAACTGGGCTTGCTTGTGTCTGTACTGACTCACGACAGCAAAGACGGACAAAAGCGTTGGACTGAAACCTTAACCAGCTCGCCTGAATATCAACTCTACCATCCGGAGCACCAGCAATATTGGATGTCGATTGCGGCAGAGTTGCAAGCCTTTGGAGCTAACAGTTTGATGAGTCTCGTTCGAGGCAATAAGGGCGTGTTGTACCGTGAAATCTTACAGGATGTCTGTGACCACCTTGATGTCAATTATCCAAAGGAGGGTAATACCGAAACCTTGGAATTAAATTTGTTATTGAAAGTATTAGAAAAAAGCTTAAATGAGCTGACCACAGAAGAGCTACAAGCCTTCTCTCGTGATATGCAACTTAACCTCACCAACCCCACACCTCAACTGATTTTGATTGCGGTTCAAGCGGCTATCCGTACCTCTGGCATTGCCGCGCTGGAAGTGGCCACACTCTCAGCCATTGGCGTGATTAATGCACTCGGCGGGATTGCCACCATTGGCACACTCTTTGCCGCACACCGAGCACTTTCCTTGATTGCGGGTCCGATTGGTCTTGCTGTGAGCTCTGCATGGCTTGTCGCTGACTTAGCGGGACCCGCTTATCGGGTCACCGTCCCCGCCTGCATCATTGTGGCGTACTTACGACAAAAAGCCTTATCGCAATAAGGTTTATCAATCCCATTCTATCCGCTTGCCGGAGCTATTTTAATAAGGACAACATCATGTCGACTTCTGTGTCTCGCCATGACCGGCTTGCGTCTCGGTTGGCGTTTATTATTAGTCAATTATTTCGCGGGGAAACCGTTTATTTATCCGAGCTGTCAGAAGAGCTCAATGTCTCGACTCGTACCCTACGGCGTGACTTTAATGAGCGCCTTCAATATCTGGACTTGGAATATCACCAAGGTGGCTATCGATTGGCAGCATCACAGCGTCCCTTTCGTACCGATAAGGACATATTGCGCTTTGCGGCTATTACGCATATTACCTCACTGTTTCCGGCTTTAGACAGGAAGCTGCTGACGGTTCTGCTCGACCCAACAATTGATTCACCGTTTATTGTCTACCACACGCCACCTAAGCAGCGTCCCTCGCTGTTCGGGGGCTTTTATATTCTAACACAAGCCATTGTAAAACGGCGTTTACTGCAATTTACCCACCAAGGAAAAAACATCACGAACGTTGCCCCGTATAAGTTGATTTATTACCAAGGTCATTGGTATCTCGCCGCTGATATCGCGGAGCACATTCATGTCTTTGATGTGATGGCCTTGCAAGACGTGGTCATGACGGCGCGGGGCTTTCGTTATCGTGAAGACCTCAACCAACGGTTATGTGAAGAGGCGTTTATTCAAGCCTTGCCCCATTACCAATATATTCAATCACTCGTTAAATTATAAGGTATTAAGATGAAAACTATTTTTTATACCGTCTGCATCAGCAGCGCACTCTTGCTGGGATGTGATGATGCAACCTCAACGACTGCTAAGACTGTTTCCCAAGACATTTTGCGTGTTCAAGGATTGATTTATGATTACGACCGCAGTGTCACACTCGGTGGGGTACTCAACCATCGTAAAGATTGTGTTTCGCCAACATGGGAAACCTTAACGGATGAACAAGAAAGGCCCTTGGTGGTCTATAAGTGTCAGTTAGCTAAAGGGGCATTACAAAACGCCATTAACCACGATTTAAATAACTGGTATCAAACGGCAATAGACGGTATGACTAAATTCATACCGCGCTTTGCCAATGCGGAAACACCGAAAACAGATTCAACCCTTGAGGAGCAGAGACTTACACAGGTTTTACAGCTCATCACAACACTGTCCCAACATGACTGGTCATTGCTCAAAGGCAATGTTGACCAGCCCTATGCAATGACGACACCAATTGCATTTAATGCCGGTTATACTCCGTCAGAGGAAGCCGAGCGCCAGCTTAAAGCGTGGAATACGTTAACGGAGACATTGAATGACCACGCCCCTGATGTTAGCCTGTATTTATTACCGTGGTTAAACCAAACAGAAAATGTCGAGGCAATGCTCCGGAAAAAGGTCTCTGAGCTTCAGCAACACAATGCCAATGCGTTAACACAATTTAGACACCAGCAAAATGAAGCCATTCAAATCACGGAGCAATACATCACAGACCTAAAACGTGCACAACAAAATGCACACGACTGGTCAATCACCCAAGTTTTTATTTGGAGCCTCGTTAACCCTGAAAAGCCTGTTCTAACGCATGTTCTGTATAACCTAGAGGATAAACAAGGGCAGGAGGATTTTACCCCTATGATGGAAAAAACATTGAGCCGTTTAGCAAGAACAGATGCCGTCGCATGGGCGTATCAAGGTAAACTTGAAACCCCTCAAATTATTAACGGAATAGCAAAAGCGTTATTTTACTACCAAACACAATCCTTTCAAAAACCGGATATCGCCCGATATCAATACTGAGTTTTCACACACTATTCGGCGTTCATATTCAATGAACGCCTGACTAAAGGGTAATCTATGTCCATTTTTAAACTTATCGCTACCTCTGTGAGTGTTGTGACACTGGTGTCTATCACCTACTACGCCCAGAAGACGGTCAATGAACAACTTGCGCTTGAAGGCAAGTATTCCGACACGGAAATTCAAGCGGCTCGACTTGGGGCGACGCTTGCTTGCACAACCTTATTGGGGGGAGCCATTGAACGACTACTCAACGGGCTATTTAGTGACCACTAAAACTCAACTATTTCAATGTAGATTCAACATAACGGCAGACCAATCGGTCTGCCTTTTTTATTTCGTAACATCCACAAAAGGGCTTTTTTATGACACTTGAACCCATCATCTCAACACCCGCTTCCAACCGCCAGCGCACGCATTTTTGGCAAACTCATTTTGGCACCGTTAAAGGCTTTTCAACCTTTGAAGTGGTGATTTTTACTACCATGGGCCAGTTTTGTGAGGACTACCACGGCGGGTATTGGGAATATTGCACTTTATCTAATGGCGGCGCTTTTATTTATCCCGATTTGAATCAAGAGGAGCTTACGCTATTCAATCCGCATAATGGTAACGAAGCGGAACTCAGTCCTGAAGCTGCGGGCATAGCTGTGTGTTTGATGATGTACAGTTTATGGTCCTTTCAAACGGAAAGTGACACCCTCGTCGATCGCTTTTATCAATTGCGTGATTATGCGGCGCAACATCCTGAACGTTCCGCTATTTTCCATTTAATCGATTAACCTCGCCCTTATTTACGCCGACTTCTTATCTATCTACTTTATTTTAAAGGAAATTCATTATGACTCGCTTAGCATCCCGCTTTGGTGCGGCAAATAGTATCCGTCGCGACCGCCCATTAACGATTGAAGAATTGTTTCGCACAGTACCCAGTGTGTTTTCAGAAGAAAAATATGAATCTCGTAGCGAAAAGTGCACTTATATTCCTACATACCTTACTCGATAGTTTACAGAAAGAAGGTTTTTATCTGTTCTTTTGCATGCCAAACTCGTGTGCGAGATGAAAGCCGTCGCGATCATACT of the Providencia stuartii genome contains:
- a CDS encoding putative zinc ribbon protein; its protein translation is MLKLHEVKMSLALTQNNRFAGATQELSYSRENYYCAHCGEPVTLHKTPTESWFTHSDPQSAEHCPRVISKIKSLEDKARLSTQVRSVSPILKVTNWFCVQCREYFTNNQKCCPKCHEGIWCIPAQNVTEEHQPKTEKSFPL
- a CDS encoding helix-turn-helix transcriptional regulator; its protein translation is MSTQTENIALLDDQFIDMKFITALTGLTDKWFYKLIQEGEFPKPIKFGRMSRWLKSEVVQWLQARIDESRGANTTLES
- a CDS encoding transposase; translation: MKKRTNRFYTTEFKQEAVALVTEQGYSVPKVAASLGITDKLLYNWKAKFDAEQSGSSLNSDERAELLRLRKENKELRMEKEILKKPGPLAKGNQVAFKTIKSLSQ
- a CDS encoding YagK/YfjJ domain-containing protein, with translation MTNRALHLNQVVLSTTFEHDCLTLTRDHSLRELVSLLMGNIKHLSKHLTHKLDLYKGIPLSPNNPRLKLTSASPKGELFLETLKFTRYIQSMKISQIQCLHPTLVLLVSLVNKYRLSEILIDKDKYWLADTPEHVQWLNEAFHEFQSTLKSPDYKKQVRIFEQGAQKNYRRAQQYIDSLYQRYSKLLVVRVDLSYKSGICHRVRAHHLRQHRQALYKAINSNPLFSHCVGYILKLEFGMEKGFHYHALFFFNGQKVRQDITLGKLIGELWQERITEWAGLYFNCNYQKEKYRELGIGLLKRTDAESKKGLLNAVRYLCKADAWVRLAVPELKRTFWRGEIKPRKRQ
- a CDS encoding DUF3944 domain-containing protein; translation: MATYRLDTDLAFLRECSNEELGLLVSVLTHDSKDGQKRWTETLTSSPEYQLYHPEHQQYWMSIAAELQAFGANSLMSLVRGNKGVLYREILQDVCDHLDVNYPKEGNTETLELNLLLKVLEKSLNELTTEELQAFSRDMQLNLTNPTPQLILIAVQAAIRTSGIAALEVATLSAIGVINALGGIATIGTLFAAHRALSLIAGPIGLAVSSAWLVADLAGPAYRVTVPACIIVAYLRQKALSQ
- a CDS encoding antirestriction protein; this encodes MTLEPIISTPASNRQRTHFWQTHFGTVKGFSTFEVVIFTTMGQFCEDYHGGYWEYCTLSNGGAFIYPDLNQEELTLFNPHNGNEAELSPEAAGIAVCLMMYSLWSFQTESDTLVDRFYQLRDYAAQHPERSAIFHLID
- a CDS encoding helix-turn-helix transcriptional regulator produces the protein MSTSVSRHDRLASRLAFIISQLFRGETVYLSELSEELNVSTRTLRRDFNERLQYLDLEYHQGGYRLAASQRPFRTDKDILRFAAITHITSLFPALDRKLLTVLLDPTIDSPFIVYHTPPKQRPSLFGGFYILTQAIVKRRLLQFTHQGKNITNVAPYKLIYYQGHWYLAADIAEHIHVFDVMALQDVVMTARGFRYREDLNQRLCEEAFIQALPHYQYIQSLVKL